A segment of the Streptomyces pactum genome:
GCAGCGAAGTCAGGACGTCGTCGAGGGCGATGCCCTGCGTGTGGGGTCCGGGCAGGTGCCGCCGGTAGGCGGCGAGCGCCGCGTCCCGGTCCGCCCACGCCGACACGACGGCCGCTCCTCCGGGTACGGCGCGCAGTGCCGACCAGTCGTCGCCGGGGTCGGCCAGACGTACGGCTTCGGTGAACTGCGGGCGCGGCACGGGCCCGGGCGCCACGGGCGGCACGTGGTCGATCAGCCAGCGCGTCCCGGCTTCCGTGCCGCCGAGGAACGCGGAGGTGATGGAGACGGCGTTCGCGGCCACCAGCGTGCGCCGGTGCGGACGCCGCCGTTGGGAGAGCTGGGCCAGGACGGCGCGCGAGTCCGCGCGGAACACGTCCTCGGCCGCATCCCATGCGTCGCCGGAGCCCCAGCGCCCCGTCTCCCGATAGGAGGTCGGGTACCGCAGGTCCGCCAACAGCCCTGCACCGCGCAGCTCGTCGGCCCACGTACTCACTGTCCGGGCCGTCCCGGCGAACGCCTCGGGAGTGGGGAGCGCGATGCGCAGGCGCACGTGCTGCTCGGGGTCGCGGAAGCGGATGAACCACCACGGCGGTCCACCGAGTCGTTCGAGCAGATCAGGCAGGTGGCGGGAGAGCAGCGCGTCCTGGCGGCGGGGGTCTCCGTACAACGCGGCCAGCAGTACCGGCGAAGTGGCCGGGGTCTGCGTCTGGGCATGGGAGAGGGCGCGTGCGGGAGTGGGGGCGGGCAGCTCCGGCCACGACGACGGCCGGGTCGCCTTGAGCGGCACCACCACCTCGTGGGCCCGGCCGTCGCACCAGCCGAACGCCCCCGGTTCCGCCGCCTCCTCGAGCAGGGCCTGGCGCACTCGGTCGAGATGGTGGCGCAGCAGCGTCCGGTGGCCGGCCTCGTCGAGGTCGAGGAAGAGGCGCCGGTCGTCCTCCACGAGGTGGACCCGCCGAGGCAGCCGCCGCCGTGCCCGCCAGTCGGTGAGGGCGGCGTCCCATTCGGTCCGGGGATGCGCGCGACCAGGCAGCTCGGATGCCTCGAGTCGCCAGCGGGCCGGAACGAGCACGATGCGCCCGTACCGCAGGCGCGGCAGGAACGGCATCGCCGCCGCGGCGCCCCAGTCGAACACGGTGACCTGCGCGCTCTGGGCGCGGGGCAACTCGGCGAGGAACCGCACGAGCGGCGGAGTGTGCGTATGGAGGTTCAACGCGTGCATCCCGACGGCCTCGACGCGCCGGCCACGCTCCGGGAGGGCCAGATACATGCGGCGGCCGTCGCACCCCACCGCCAAGTCCGCGGGTCCGAGGACGTCGTCGGCGAGGGCGCGGTGTTCCTGGAGGCTGATCACGGTCGGCAGGACCCGCGGGGCCCGCGCGACGTGGGCACTCTCCGGCAGGAGCGGCGGAAAGGAGAGCTGGGCGGGCACGGTGTCGCCGTCGGCGGTCGGAAGGCCGGACAGTTCGGCGGCCAAGGCCGCACGGTCGGCCGGGGCCAGAACGCCGAGGAAGCGGCCCGTGGTCACGCCGACGCCGCGGGACACGCTCACGATCTCCAGCCGGAACCTCCCGCGCTGCAACGCGTCCACGCTGCCGGCATGGACCCGTAC
Coding sequences within it:
- a CDS encoding lantibiotic dehydratase translates to MAWLRTVLADYDLAEALEYASPVLAARVRSVCTSVEPSTARVAPSTARVEPSARQVGRVALSVARYLLRSRHRATPFGLFAGVTVAGFGPQARASWGGEHVAVGHAGAEWLAAVVERLESCPGLFERLPVVVNNTVTSRGDRFVVPFQSDDRSERTRAVEASLALTEPVRAVLAVAREPVRGGELVDKLQAEFPEAGPEKVRRLLAELVRRRVLITGLHAPSTETDALGHLLDRLRTIDAADLPALAETARELGETRAMLTECASRGGRDSAAARMRALVPGLRRHPVALDLRLDAQLVLPDAVARETERAALILTRLSGRPYGTAAWGAYHQRFYERYGIGTMVPLQEVVADSGIGYPEGYPGTSPGARRPRLSARDDALVRLAQAAALDGSDEVVLTDESIDGLDAGPDEPRLPPHLEMGVRVHAGSVDALQRGRFRLEIVSVSRGVGVTTGRFLGVLAPADRAALAAELSGLPTADGDTVPAQLSFPPLLPESAHVARAPRVLPTVISLQEHRALADDVLGPADLAVGCDGRRMYLALPERGRRVEAVGMHALNLHTHTPPLVRFLAELPRAQSAQVTVFDWGAAAAMPFLPRLRYGRIVLVPARWRLEASELPGRAHPRTEWDAALTDWRARRRLPRRVHLVEDDRRLFLDLDEAGHRTLLRHHLDRVRQALLEEAAEPGAFGWCDGRAHEVVVPLKATRPSSWPELPAPTPARALSHAQTQTPATSPVLLAALYGDPRRQDALLSRHLPDLLERLGGPPWWFIRFRDPEQHVRLRIALPTPEAFAGTARTVSTWADELRGAGLLADLRYPTSYRETGRWGSGDAWDAAEDVFRADSRAVLAQLSQRRRPHRRTLVAANAVSITSAFLGGTEAGTRWLIDHVPPVAPGPVPRPQFTEAVRLADPGDDWSALRAVPGGAAVVSAWADRDAALAAYRRHLPGPHTQGIALDDVLTSLLHVHFVRHIAVNFPEEEICLHLARAAALAWSARTTGRTPTGRTP